GATGTCCTTTATTTTCTTGCTTATGGTATTAGGGAATACCTACTTTTGTAACTCTTAAAACTTTGAGATCCTTGAATCTCCAGCTTGTACCTTGATTTggtttgaatgaatgaaatcatgtgtttgtccaaaaaaaaaacataccaaatGGATCGGCCGACAAACCCCAAAGACCAACTTCTAAATCTAGTAGTCAGTAAAGTGTACACATAAGCTTTCAAAAAAGCACCAGTGGTCTAGTGGTAGAATAGTACCCTGCCACGGtacagacccgggttcgattcccggctgGTGCAATTAATTTTAGGCCCTCTCTTCTATTTTGCAGACAAGCCCGATACTGTTTAAAAATAGGCCCAATACTGTTTCAACATAAACAAAAGGCATTATTACAtgatgaaacatatttttggttttcttttcttctttcccaaGATCAAAATTTTTGAAGAACACTCTCTCGGAACAACTCCTTGTGACGAAATCGATGGCGAATTCGGAGACGGTGATGGCTATGATCAGATTAGCTAGACCTCCTTTTCGAAACAAACACGATAAGGTCGCTTTCGCTATTCACGCTTCTTTCATCTCTTCCGGTTACATCCTCACTGCCACCGGACGGCCTGCCTTCGCCGACGAcgctctctcttcttcttcatctcaggGTAAGTAATTGGTTTCGTTTTTGGGGGTTTTAGGGACTTAGGAGCTtcttcgaattttttttttctagggtttaggTTTAGGATTCTGATTGATTTTGTTGACTATTTTGTTAGATGATGTTGGTATCGACGGGTGGAACGAATTTGAGGGAGAGTACGCGTTTGTCTATGCGAATCCGAAGAAAGGATCcaagaaaattttggtaaagTGTTTGGCGATTGATGATAAACTTGTTGTTGATGCCATAGCTGATGGTGGAGCTGAACCTGCTCATCTCGAGATTAAGTATGTCATGATTCATCTCTCTTTGTATTTGTTGTGGTGATCGattgtgattctttttttttttgcaaatcttGAGGGGTTAGTAAAGTTTTCTGCTTTTTTGTGTGCAGAGTTGAGGATTATGCTCAGGAGAGCAACGAGGGGAATTACGCTGCGCAGTTCAAGAATTTGGACAAGTTGGTGACTGATTTGCAGAGTGGAATTGTCGATAAGCTTGATGAAAAACCCAAACCTGTTTCTTCAAGAACTCAGTCCAGGTGATTCCTTTATCAAGCACTTAGAATTTTTTATTGCTCATAAGCTGTTCGTAGATGCCTCGTAGTGTTTGAGTTAGTGTATGAATTGTAGCTTGCAGTGTCACTTCACTTAACTCTATTCATGTAAACATAGATTTGCTCATTCGTATAGTTGTTTTGTATATGCTTTAAGACACACTGAAGTAATGTGTACAGAGTCTACTGACTTTGTGAGTCTATTCATGTGAACAAGGTTTTGACTTGTGTGGTACATGTAATTCTCTttgtgaaattttgttttgtggagGCATTTGTTAGTTGGACCAGGATGGATATGTTTCCTTATTCTTGAAGTATATTTTATGATCCCCATTTTTATCATTGGTTGCTTGCAGCTCTGAGACAAATGAAGAGCCTAGACCTTACGTTGATATGCCTAATCCATTAGGCCCTCAGATTCACCCCTCAGGGTATATACATCAACTTCTACTTTTCTGTGCTTAATCTTACGGAAACTAAAATGTATCGCGTAACTGTATTTATTTCCTAGGGTGGTAGTTCCTCCAATACCCGGTAATGGAGGTTACAGTGATCTTTTCCCTGGCCCAGGTGCTGGAATGTATCCTGGAAGGTTTGTTATCAATATTTATACTTTCTACAATACAACTGTATCActtcatttcatttttaatgTCACTCACCACATATAATTTATATCTTCCCCAGGGGTGGTTTTGGGGATGGAAGCATGCTTGTAGGTAAGAGCAATCCTTCTTGAGAAACGAGATATTTTAATCGCTTACTTGATTATAATTTGTTAAACTGATTGTGTTTGGTCGCAGGGCCTGGTGATCCTCGCTTTTTCCCATTTGGTGATGGTTCTGATCGACCTGGCTTCATGGGACCACCACAACCGtaaaatctctttctttttacacAGATGCTCATAGATATTCACAGCCATAGATTTGAACACATGAAAAGCTCTCTAAATTGTTTCTGACAAATAAGTGACCATGgatcttgttttggttttgacagGGGTGTGCCACCTCCTGGTGCTCGTTTTGATCCTTATGGCCCACCTGGTGTTCCAGGATTTGAGCCTGGCCGGTTCACAAGGTAGTAATCTTGTGCATATATACTAAACTTCACAGCTGTTTTGCAaaaggttttgacttttgtttttatgaactGTGTGTAGGCAACCTCCAAGAAGGCCAGGAGGCGGGCATCCAGATCTCGAGCATTATCCCGGCGGTTCCGATTTTATGTAATAAAGTATGTGCACAACTTAAAGTCTGGCAGTAACTATCATATAGACTTGGTTTGCTTTTTATCAGCTGTTTTGTTTTCCCTTGGTGTTGGTTTTATCCCCAGCTGATTGtttataacttaaataaatataaataaagttttggtttagttttagtttGCTTCTAAGTTTTCTTTGGCCAAGTCTGAATTGGTCGCCATATAGAGAGACAATCGCTTGAATATATAGGGAATTTTGAAAACTAGAgcatcatcttcttttgtttcaattACACTCCGTTTTGGTttcaattagtttattggtgATAGATCGACTTGTAACTAAGGTGTATTAGTGTTGCCAAAATGACGTTAAGAAAATCAATTGAAATAGAGAGtgaaatcatatcatatatatattgatatagaGATCCATTAACAATCACACTGATACATACAGTATAAACATTATTGTTATTCATATAATATACGGTACATGGAGACAAGTAATCCAAGCTTCCACATAAAGTTCAGTTATGGCTCCTTTATCCTTTTCTAATCGTCAACACTTTACGGAAGTGTGTATGCTGTAAgcaaaaggaaacaagaaaaaaaaaacaagtaaacaacattaGTCAGATATGTTATGAAAATTGAGTAAAAAGCAGAATGTAAAGATATAACAAACATAAAGTCAGATACAGTATAAAAAATACTTACGTCCGCACTTGTAACCAACAGGGCGGTTAGCGAAATTGCAGCGTTTAGGGATGGTAAGGGCAACCTCAGGCTGGACGCCTGAGGCTTTGGCCGTGTCGGAAAGAAGAACAGCACAGAGACATTTAGGGTTCTGAGAAAATCTCTTAATCTGAGCACAACAACCTCCTGGCACGGCGGCGTTAGCATCCTGAGCTGCACCTGCACATGGAGCCAGCTTCATCGCCTCATTGTCCGGCGAAGATCTACCACANNNNNNNNNNNNNNNNNNNNNNNNNNNNNNNNNNNNNNNNNNNNNNNNNNNNNNNNNNNNNNNNNNNNNNNNNNNNNNNNNNNNNNNNNNNNNNNNNNNNNNNNNNNNNNNNNNNNNNNNNNNNNNNNNNNNNNNNNNNNNNNNNNNNNNNNNNNNNNNNNNNNNNNNNNNNNNNNNNNNNNNNNNNNNNNNNNNNNNNNNNNNNNNNNNNNNNNNNNNNNNNNNNNNNNNNNNNNNNNNNNNNNNNNNNNNNNNNNNNNNNNNNNNNNNNNNNNNNNNNNNNNNNNNNNNNNNNNNNNNNNNNNNNNNNNNNNNNNNNNNNNNNNNNNNNNNNNNNNNNNNNNNNNNNNNNNNNNNNNNNNNNNNNNNNNNNNNNNNNNNNNNNNNNNNNNNNNNNNNNNNNNNNNNNNNNNNNNNNNNNNNNNNNNNNNNNNNNNNNNNNNNNNNNNNNNNNNNNNNNNNNNNNNNNNNNNNNNNNNNNNNNNNNNNNNNNNNNNNNNNNNNNNNNNNNNNNNNNNNNNNNNNNNNNNNNNNNNNNNNNNNNNNNNNNNNNNNNNNNNNNNNNNNNNNNNNNNNNNNNNNNNNNNNNNNNNNNNNNNNNNNNNNNNNNNNNNNNNNNNNNNNNNNNNNNNNNNNNNNNNNNNNNNNNNNNNNNNNNNNNNNNNNNNNNNNNNNNNNNNNNNNNNNNNNNNNNNNNNNNNNNNNNNNNNNNNNNNNNNNNNNNNNNNNNNNNNNNNNNNNNNNNNNNNNNNNNNNNNNNNNNNNNNNNNNNNNNNNNNNNNNNNNNNNNNNNNNNNNNNNNNNNNNNNNNNNNNNNNNNNNNNNNNNNNNNNNNNNNNNNNNNNNNNNNNNNNNNNNNNNNNNNNNNNNNNNNNNNNNNNNNNNNNNNNNNNNNNNNNNNNNNNNNNNNNNNNNNNNNNNNNNNNNNNNNNNNNNNNNNNNNNNNNNNNNNNNNNNNNNNNNNNNNNNNNNNNNNNNNNNNNNNNNNNNNNNNNNNNNNNNNNNNNNNNNNNNNNNNNNNNNNNNNNNNNNNNNNNNNNNNNNNNNNNNNNNNNNNNNNNNNNNNNNNNNNNNNNNNNNNNNNNNNNNNNNNNNNNNNNNNNNNNNNNNNNNNNNNNNNNNNNNNNNNNNNNNNNNNNNNNNNNNNNNNNNNNNNNNNNNNNNNNNNNNNNNNNNNNNNNNNNNNNNNNNNNNNNNNNNNNNNNNNNNNNNNNNNNNNNNNNNNNNNNNNNNNNNNNNNNNNNNNNNNNNNNNNNNNNNNNNNNNNNNNNNNNNNNNNNNNNNNNNNNNNNNNNNNNNNNNNNNNNNNNNNNNNNNNNNNNNNNNNNNNNNNNNNNNNNNNNNNNNNNNNNNNNNNNNNNNNNNNNNNNNNNNNNNNNNNNNNNNNNNNNNNNNNNNNNNNNNNNNNNNNNNNNNNNNNNNNNNNNNNNNNNNNNNNNNNNNNNNNNNNNNNNNNNNNNNNNNNNNNNNNNNNNNNNNNNNNNNNNNNNNNNNNNNNNNNNNNNNNNNNNNNNNNNNNNNNNNNNNNNNNNNNNNNNNNNNNNNNNNNNNNNNNNNNNNNNNNNNNNNNNNNNNNNNNNNNNNNNNNNNNNNNNNNNNNNNNNNNNNNNNNNNNNNNNNNNNNNNNNNNNNNNNNNNNNNNNNNNNNNNNNNNNNNNNNNNNNNNNNNNNNNNNNNNNNNNNNNNNNNNNNNNNNNNNNNNNNNNNNNNNNNNNNNNNNNNNNNNNNNNNNNNNNNNNNNNNNNNNNNNNNNNNNNNNNNNNNNNNNNNNNNNNNNNNNNNNNNNNNNNNNNNNNNNNNNNNNNNNNNNNNNNNNNNNNNNNNNNNNNNNNNNNNNNNNNNNNNNNNNNNNNNNNNNNNNNNNNNNNNNNNNNNNNNNNNNNNNNNNNNNNNNNNNNNNNNNNNNNNNNNNNNNNNNNNNNNNNNNNNNNNNNNNNNNNNNNNNNNNNNNNNNNNNNNNNNNNNNNNNNNNNNNNNNNNNNNNNNNNNNNNNNNNNNNNNNNNNNNNNNNNNNNNNNNNNNNNNNNNNNNNNNNNNNNNNNNNNNNNNNNNNNNNNNNNNNNNNNNNNNNNNNNNNNNNNNNNNNNNNNNNNNNNNNNNNNNNNNNNNNNNNNNNNNNNNNNNNNNNNNNNNNNNNNNNNNNNNNNNNNNNNNNNNNNNNNNNNNNNNNNNNNNNNNNNNNNNNNNNNNNNNNNNNNNNNNNNNNNNNNNNNNNNNNNNNNNNNNNNNNNNNNNNNNNNNNNNNNNNNNNNNNNNNNNNNNNNNNNNNNNNNNNNNNNNNNNNNNNNNNNNNNNNNNNNNNNNNNNNNNNNNNNNNNNNNNNNNNNNNNNNNNNNNNNNNNNNNNNNNNNNNNNNNNNNNNNNNNNNNNNNNNNNNNNNNNNNNNNNNNNNNNNNNNNNNNNNNNNNNNNNNNNNNNNNNNNNNNNNNNNNNNNNNNNNNNNNNNNNNNNNNNNNNNNNNNNNNNNNNNNNNNNNNNNNNNNNNNNNNNNNNNNNNNNNNNNNNNNNNNNNNNNNNNNNNNNNNNNNNNNNNNNNNNNNNNNNNNNNNNNNNNNNNNNNNNNNNNNNNNNNNNNNNNNNNNNNNNNNNNNNNNNNNNNNNNNNNNNNNNNNNNNNNNNNNNNNNNNNNNNNNNNNNNNNNNNNNNNNNNNNNNNNNNNNNNNNNNNNNNNNNNNNNNNNNNNNNNNNNNNNNNNNNNNNNNNNNNNNNNNNNNNNNNNNNNNNNNNNNNNNNNNNNNNNNNNNNNNNNNNNNNNNNNNNNNNNNNNNNNNNNNNNNNNNNNNNNNNNNNNNNNNNNNNNNNNNTTTAATGTCACTCACCACATATAATTTATATCTTCCCCAGGGGTGGTTTTGGGGATGGAAGCATGCTTGTAGGTAAGAGCAATCCTTCTTGAGAAACGAGATATTTTAATCGCTTACTTGATTATAATTTGTTAAACTGATTGTGTTTGGTCGCAGGGCCTGGTGATCCTCGCTTTTTCCCATTTGGTGATGGTTCTGATCGACCTGGCTTCATGGGACCACCACAACCGtaaaatctctttctttttacacAGATGCTCATAGATATTCACAGCCATAGATTTGAACACATGAAAAGCTCTCTAAATTGTTTCTGACAAATAAGTGACCATGgatcttgttttggttttgacagGGGTGTGCCACCTCCTGGTGCTCGTTTTGATCCTTATGGCCCACCTGGTGTTCCAGGATTTGAGCCTGGCCGGTTCACAAGGTAGTAATCTTGTGCATATATACTAAACTTCACAGCTGTTTTGCAaaaggttttgacttttgtttttatgaactGTGTGTAGGCAACCTCCAAGAAGGCCAGGAGGCGGGCATCCAGATCTCGAGCATTATCCCGGCGGTTCCGATTTTATGTAATAAAGTATGTGCACAACTTAAAGTCTGGCAGTAACTATCATATAGACTTGGTTTGCTTTTTATCAGCTGTTTTGTTTTCCCTTGGTGTTGGTTTTATCCCCAGCTGATTGtttataacttaaataaatataaataaagttttggtttagttttagtttGCTTCTAAGTTTTCTTTGGCCAAGTCTGAATTGGTCGCCATATAGAGAGACAATCGCTTGAATATATAGGGAATTTTGAAAACTAGAgcatcatcttcttttgtttcaattACACTCCGTTTTGGTttcaattagtttattggtgATAGATCGACTTGTAACTAAGGTGTATTAGTGTTGCCAAAATGACGTTAAGAAAATCAATTGAAATAGAGAGtgaaatcatatcatatatatattgatatagaGATCCATTAACAATCACACTGATACATACAGTATAAACATTATTGTTATTCATATAATATACGGTACATGGAGACAAGTAATCCAAGCTTCCACATAAAGTTCAGTTATGGCTCCTTTATCCTTTTCTAATCGTCAACACTTTACGGAAGTGTGTATGCTGTAAgcaaaaggaaacaagaaaaaaaaaacaagtaaacaacattaGTCAGATATGTTATGAAAATTGAGTAAAAAGCAGAATGTAAAGATATAACAAACATAAAGTCAGATACAGTATAAAAAATACTTACGTCCGCACTTGTAACCAACAGGGCGGTTAGCGAAATTGCAGCGTTTAGGGATGGTAAGGGCAACCTCAGGCTGGACGCCTGAGGCTTTGGCCGTGTCGGAAAGAAGAACAGCACAGAGACATTTAGGGTTCTGAGAAAATCTCTTAATCTGAGCACAACAACCTCCTGGCACGGCGGCGTTAGCATCCTGAGCTGCACCTGCACATGGAGCCAGCTTCATCGCCTCATTGTCCGGCGAAGATCTACCACACTCCCCTGCACCGTCAACGACAGCTCCGACGAGGAGGATCATGCCAAGAATGCAGATAAATTTCATGGAAGATaccattaattttgtttcttggaggtgttttgaaaataatcaaGATTGTGTGTTTAGTCGATCTTGTGTTGTGGGTTTGAATTGCATTCTTGAACGTGAGATTTATATAGCGGAAAATAATGAGCAGTTCTGATGCACTGAAGGTAGTGGAGTAAGCACTTGAGTTGAGTGAGAGCCTGAGAGGGAGATAGTGTTCTTACCAACAACGTCAGTAACAGGTGTTGATGTCTAAGAGATCAGTGAACAAACCTCATAATGCTTATTTTTTGGATTATCAAATCGTATGGTGGATTTGTGGGAGTTGTGTCATCACCGTCCTTGTGGCTATTTTAATATCATTATTGCTTGTTAATGTGAAGTGAACATATGAAACTACTTTGATCTCTCTTATTAACAATTCTGAATTTGGATACTGAGTATTACCACATGATGGTCCGAAACTATGTTTCCGGGACATTAGACCTCTCCAATGAAGCTTGAATTTATTCTAAAAAACCTTGTACCTCAAGTTAAGGCCTTGAGGGTTACTATTGATCTAGTTTTCCCTGTTTCTGTTTGTTAATACTAGAAACTGGGCTTTAATCCATCTGGCCCGTATAACTTGGGCTCGTAACCCTGATTTTACcactttgctttgtttttcttctttccgtCTCAATCATCTCAATATTATTACGATTTGCTTCTGTTTGTAATCAATCTCATCGAATTCCAAACAGATCATTACGATTGCAtgcaatataaataattaaaatcaccACAAAATCTACGATATTTATTCGTGTATATCTATTTAACATTTCCTCGACTTTGTccttatattatttgttttctattagTCAATGATCCGTGTGAAAGAATCCAACTGCTCCATGTGATTTCTGTAAgggaaattaattttaaatatttgtggGTGTACAAATTATGTAAACGAGCCCACCACAAATCACAGCAAATCACATGGAGTGATTCCGATTCCAGCAAAACATGGcgaaataaataattgaaatcataagcaagaaaaaacacaaaactagaACGAGAAAGAAAGTTCTAgggtcctttttttttttttttttttttggctgtcaattacaaatataaaccaacaaagatgttgttttcattattattaaaaGCATAAAATGCGATGATTATTATGGTAGGAAGGAGGACATAAAGacagcttttttattttttgtaagaatCGTTATCCTTGACAACTGTGACAGGGCAAGGCGCGTGTTGGATCACAAAGCTGCTCACGCTGCCCATTATTATCCTGTTCCATAATACTGAAATTATTAGTATTACacttggaaaataataatttcattacACACTGACaagttacaaacaaaaaacaaacggTTCAAATTTATAAGAGCATCCAATGATAAATTCAGGAATAAACGAAAGACAAgtgtgttttaaaaaagaagttGTGACCACAtcatattagtattaaaaatcTTCCAGACTTAAAAACTAAATCCTACAAATTTGTTGTCTTCTTAATTTATatgagacaacaacaaaaatcaaagctaAACCGGCTAAAAAGCTAAATCATCCATTGTCGTTTTACGCTGACCTTATCCACTTTTTAGGTTGGAGGTAACTATCAtaagattctttttatttttatttttttttggttttaattatcATACAAGTCAAtcattttaatttgttcttcctctaaaacagaaattttgtatcacaaaaaaaaaaaaaaaaaaaaagtttaatattataataNTAAAAACGTAGTCAAAAGGAAAATGAGATAGTGGTTTTAGattgaaaaggtaaaaaaaaaaaaaaatttacctccGAAGGGCACTGAGTCCTCTGCTTCCCATGACAATAGAGTCGAGTTTTAGATCTTTAACAGCATCAACCAGCTTCTCTCTTGCATCTCCCCAGTACAGTTTCGTCACTACATGCacctttttaatttcaataaattaaCCACCATTAATTAGTTTCTTTACCAATACTAAGtctttagaaaaagaaaaaaaaaaacgtatgtATTTGTGAATCGGATAAAAACCTCTTTCTGCCTCGAACCAGTGTCGAGCATATCAAGACATGCGATGTCGATTTTGACACCATATTTCTCCATAGTCTCTGGTTCCCTAAACTCCGCCAACGGTATGAGAGCTGCAACACCAGATAAAACCGGATTAAACCGATAGatcatccataaaaaaaaaaaaaaaaaaaNNNNNNNNNNNNNNNNNNNNNNNNNNNNNNNNNNNNNNNNNNNNNNNNNNNNNNNNNNNNNNNNNNNNNNNNNNNNNNNNNNNNNNNNNNNNNNNNNNNNNNNNNNNNNNNNNNNNNNNNNNNNNNNNNNNNNNNNNNNNNNNNNNNNNNNNNNNNNNNNNNNNNNNNNNNNNNNNNNNNNNNNNNNNNNNNNNNNNNNNNNNNNNNNNNNNNNNNNNNNNNNNNNNNNNNNNNNNNNNNNNNNNNNNNNNNNNNNNNNNNNNNNNNNNNNNNNNNNNNNNNNNNNNNNNNNNNNNNNNNNNNNNNNNNNNNNNNNNNNNNNNNNNNNNNNNNNNNNNNNNNNNNNNNNNNNNNNNNNNNNNNNNNNNNNNNNNNNNNNNNNNNNNNNNNNNNNNNNNNNNNNNNNNNNNNNNNNNNNNNNNNNNNNNNNNNNNNNNNNNNNNNNNNNNNNNNNNNNNNNNNNNNNNNNNNNNNNNNNNNaaaaaaggaacaaaagtaGCTAGGAGTAAACTTACGAGAACCGGATTTGAACCAGAGGGAGTTACGAGCTTCGTCTTCAGAGATTGGAAGCGTGTGGATAACATATATAGTGTCTCCTTTATCTGCCAAGTTATCGAACGCCCATTGAAGAGCGTTCTTGCTGCTCTCCGAGAAATCCATGGCGATCCCGATCTTCCTGTCTTTTGGCatctttcttgatttattttttcaagaAACCTTTTGAGatggttctgttttt
The Camelina sativa cultivar DH55 chromosome 6, Cs, whole genome shotgun sequence genome window above contains:
- the LOC104791670 gene encoding universal stress protein PHOS32, producing the protein MPKDRKIGIAMDFSESSKNALQWAFDNLADKGDTIYVIHTLPISEDEARNSLWFKSGSPLIPLAEFREPETMEKYGVKIDIACLDMLDTGSRQKEVHVVTKLYWGDAREKLVDAVKDLKLDSIVMGSRGLSALRRIIMGSVSSFVIQHAPCPVTVVKDNDSYKK
- the LOC104791666 gene encoding putative lipid-transfer protein DIR1 (The sequence of the model RefSeq protein was modified relative to this genomic sequence to represent the inferred CDS: added 78 bases not found in genome assembly) is translated as MASSLKFLCILGMILLVGVVVDGAGECGRSSPDNEAMKLAPCAGAAQDANAAVPGGCCAQIKRFSQNPKCLCAVLLSDTAKASGVQPEVALTIPKRCNFANRPVGYKCGPYTLP
- the LOC104791669 gene encoding putative lipid-transfer protein DIR1, producing MVSSMKFICILGMILLVGAVVDGAGECGRSSPDNEAMKLAPCAGAAQDANAAVPGGCCAQIKRFSQNPKCLCAVLLSDTAKASGVQPEVALTIPKRCNFANRPVGYKCGPYTLP
- the LOC104791665 gene encoding probable proteasome inhibitor; the encoded protein is MANSETVMAMIRLARPPFRNKHDKVAFAIHASFISSGYILTATGRPAFADDALSSSSSQDDVGIDGWNEFEGEYAFVYANPKKGSKKILVKCLAIDDKLVVDAIADGGAEPAHLEIKVEDYAQESNEGNYAAQFKNLDKLVTDLQSGIVDKLDEKPKPVSSRTQSSSETNEEPRPYVDMPNPLGPQIHPSGVVVPPIPGNGGYSDLFPGPGAGMYPGRGGFGDGSMLVGPGDPRFFPFGDGSDRPGFMGPPQPGVPPPGARFDPYGPPGVPGFEPGRFTRQPPRRPGGGHPDLEHYPGGSDFM
- the LOC104791667 gene encoding probable proteasome inhibitor, producing the protein MLVGPGDPRFFPFGDGSDRPGFMGPPQPGVPPPGARFDPYGPPGVPGFEPGRFTRQPPRRPGGGHPDLEHYPGGSDFM